The window GACGATCACCGCCAGCGTCGCGATGAACTTGTGCTTGAGCTGCACCATGTCGCCGCGAAACATCGGTCGCGTTTCCGGCAATATCTCGAACAGCCGATCGTAGAACAGATCGACCATGACCGCGGATCGCGGCCACATCCGGTCGAACGAAGTCTGCACGCGGGTGATTTCTTCGCGTGTCAGGTCGGTCGAACGATTCATGATCTGCAGCTGTCTGGAAACTCTGAGCCGCATTCATTCGTTTTGTCCCTGGAAGTCAAGAGGTAATGAGATGCCTACGCTGCCTCGACGAAGCGATGCCGTTCGTAGAGGAATTCGAGCACGCGCTGGCGGCACTTCAGGTATTGCGCGTTTGTCGCCAACTCGAGCCGCTTGCGCGGCCGCGCCAAAGGCACGTCAAGCACCTCGCCGATGGTCGCGCTCGGGCCGTTGGTCATCATCACAATGCGATCCGACAGCAGCACGGCTTCATCGACGTCGTGGGTGATCATGACGATGGTGTTGCCGAGCTTCTGATGCAGCGCCATCACCGAATCCTGCAGATGCGCGCGGGTCAGCGCGTCCAGCGCGCCGAACGGCTCATCAAGCAGCAGCACCTTCGGCTCCATCGCCAGCGCACGGGCAATGCCGACACGCTGCTTCATGCCGCCGGAGATTTCCGATGGCCGCTTGTCCTTGGCGTGGGTCATCTGCACGAGATTGAGATTGTGCATGATCCAGGCGTCGCGCTCCGCTCTGGTCTTGGATTTGGCGAACACCTTGTCGACGCCGAGCTGGACGTTTTGATACACGGTGAGCCACGGCAGCAGGCTGTGGTTCTGGAAAACCACCGCGCGATCCGGTCCGGGCGAATTGACCTCGCGGTCTTCCAGCAGCACGCAGCCGACCGATGCGGTGGTGAGGCCGGCGACGATGTTGAGCATCGTCGATTTGCCGCAGCCGGAATGGCCGATGATCGAGACGTATTCGCCCTTGCCGATGTTGAGGTTGATGTCCTTCAGCACCTCGGTGGTCGCGGCCCCGCGGGTAAAGGTCTTGTCGATGTGGTCGAGCTTCAGATACGGCTTCATGACATGATCCCTTATTGCGCCGAGGTGCCGTGGGTGACCAGGTGCCCGAGGCCCGCGATGGTGCGGTCGAGCACAAAGCCGATGATGCCGACATAGAACAGCGCCAGGATGATTTCGCTGATGTGCGAGGAATTCCAGGCATCCCAGATGAAGAAGCCGATGCCGACGCCGCCGATCAGCATTTCAGCGGCGATGATGGCCAGCCAGGACAGGCCGATACCGATGCGCAAGCCGGTGAAGATGTAGGGCGCGGCCGAGGGGATCATCACCTTCCAGAAGAATTCCAGCGGATTGAGCTGTACCACCGCGGCAACGTTGCGATAATCCTGCGGGATGTTGCGGATGCCCACCGCGGTGTTGATGATGATCGGCCAGATCGAGGTGATGAAGATCACGAAGATCGCCGAGGGCTGACCGTCGCGGAAAGCGGCGAGCGCCAGCGGCAGCCAGGCCAGCGGCGGGATCGTGCGCAGCACCTGGAAGATCGGATCGAGCCCGCGCATCGCCCAGACGGATTGTCCGATCAGCGTACCCAGCGCGACGCCCGCCACCGCGGCCAGCGAGTAGCCGAACGCGACGCGCTGCAGGCTGGCGGAGAGATGCCAGAACAGGCCCTTGTCGATGCCGCCATGATCGAAGAACGGATCGAAAATCAGTTCCTTGGTGTCCTTGTAGACCTTGGACGGCGGCGGCAGGGTCGAACCAGCACGCCGGCACACCAGCTCCCAGAAGATCATCAGCAGTGCAAACACGATCAGCGGCGGAATCACGCGGACCGCGACCTCCTTGGCCGCCTTGGTGTATTTGTCGAGGCTCGGGGGCCGCTTCGGAGCGAGCGCGATGACGGGCGCCGGCGAATTTGCCAGCGCCGTTGCGGGCTCGGTCTTGATGGCTTGCACATTCATTGCATTGTTCTCCGTGATCGAAGCATGGCCCCCGCGCATCAACATCTCAGGCGTCGACGCGCTTGATGGCGAGCGACTTCAGGTAGGCGGCGGGATTTTCCGGATCGAACACCTTGCCGTCGAAGAAGGTCTCCTTGCCGCGCGACGTCGAGGCCGGAATGTCGGCCGCGGCAACGCCGAACGCCTTGGCGGCATCGCGCCAGATGTCCTCGCGATTGACCTTGTCGATCAGAGCCTTGGAATCGAAGCCGGCATCGTATTTGCCCCAGCGGATGTCCTCGGTCATGAACCAAAGATCGTGGCTCTTGAACGGATAGGAGGCGTGGTCCTGCCAGTACTTCATGACGTGCGGGCTGTTCTCGACCACCTTGCCAGTGCCGTAGTCGAACTTGCCGCGGGCGCGATCAAGGATGTCCTCGACCGGGCAGTTGATCCACTGCCGCTTGCCCATGATGGTCGCGAGTTCTTCCTTGTTCTCCATCTTGTCGGCCCACTGCTGCGCCTCCATCACCGCCATGGTGATGGCCTTCGCCGCCATCGGGTTCTTGTCGACCCAGGCCGCGCGCATGCCGAGCGACTTCTCCGGATGCTTGTTCCAGATCTCGCCGGTGTTCACCGCGGTGTAGCCGATCTGCTGATGGACGAGCTGGCTGTTCCAGGGCTCGCCGACGCAGAAACAGTCCATGGTGCCAACCTTCATGTTGGCGACCATCTGCGGCGGCGGCACCACGATGGTTTCGATGTCCTTGTCGGGATCGATGCCGCCGGCAGCGAGCCAGTAGCGGATCCACAGGTCGTGGGTGCCGCCCGGGAAGGTCATCGCGGCCTTGACCGACTTGCCGTCGGCCTTCTTCTTGTCGAGCGCCACCTTGAACGGCTTGGCGTCGAGGCCGACCTTGAGATCGGCATATTCCTTGGAGACCGAGATGCACTGCGCATCGAGGTTAAGCCGCGCCAGGATGTACATCGGCGTCGGCACGTTGTTCTGGGTCACCTTGCCGGCGGAGATCAGGTAGGGCATCGGCGTCAGGATATGCGCGCCATCGATGCCGTTGCCTTCGGAACCGAGCACGAGGTTGTCGCGCGTGGTGCCCCACGACGCCTGCTTCAGCACTTCGACATCCGGCATGCCGTGCTTGGCAAAGAAGCCCTTGTCCTTGGCGACGAACAGCGGACCGGCATCGCTGAGCGCGATGAAGCCGAGTTTTGCGCCCTTCACTTCGGGGCCAGCGCCCTGCGCGAACGCGCCGGCGGGAAAATTCAGCTTGGCGGCGGCGAGCAGCGCCGCGGTCCCGGCGCCGGCCTTCAGAAGCTGGCGGCGGCTCAATTTGCGGGGCATGGGGGTCTCTGACTTCGTCATCTCTGCTGTCGTCCTTTCGTGCCTCGTGCGGCCGGCATCGCCACCCCCGCCTCACGTCGCAGCGCGCTTCAGAACCCGAAGGCGAACGGACATAGCGGCGCGTCTGGGGAAGCCCCATGATGGCAGTGCTGGCTGGTGATTGATTGTGACGGCTTCAATGGCGTCAGTAAGAACTATTCAAAGTTCGTGCCAAATCGCTCTGGCGCGATAATCTGAATATTTACAGATAGTTAAGACTTAGCCCGGCACGGCGCGCTAGCTGGCGGCCGCATTCAAAACTTGCGCGGCGCTTATTTATTGTGCGACGCACTCGAAATGAGCAGACGCGGTGACGGTGCTATTTTACTTTCCACGACTGGCCAAACCAGCGGGGAATCGGTGCTACGAACGGGTTCAGAAGACAGCCGAGCGGACGCGATGCATGCCCAAAATCCTGGTGAATACCGAGTTGGTTTCAGCCGCGCTGAAGGCGGTAGCGACCACGCTCAAGGCGGGGGTCGTGGTCTCCGCCGCGGCAATCCTGTCGCAGGCCAAAGGCGACCTGGAAGCCAATGCGGCGGCGGCGGTGACCCATCTGGACGAATTCAGCCAGAAGCTCCACGCCGTCCGCAACGGCATGCTTCAACAAAATGCCGTCGCGTCGGCCATCATCTCAAATGCCCACACGGCTGAGATCGATGTTGATGCCCTCCACGAGAAGATCGGCACCGTCGACGATCAGATCGAAAGCACCAAGGAGGCACTGTTTGAGATCGTCGGCAGCGCCGAGCGCGACGGTCTCGATGTCTTTGCCGAGCGTGTCGGTGCCCTCGGCCGTGCCCTGCAGGACGTGATGGCGCTCGCCGCGGGCGACCGGCTCGCCGCCGCGCCGCCTTTTATGTTCGACCAGTTCTTTCTGGAGACGATGCACGATCTCTCACAACGAGACTGGAGCGCTCCGGACGAGGCGTAAGGACGTCCTGTCAAAAGCCCGCGCCCCTCCCGCCTCTTCCTTCTCCGGCATCATCGGCTGCGGCACGATCCCCGTTCCCGGCTTCATGCGGAAATTATAGGTCATCAGATGCCACGGGCCGCTCGCCGGCTGGCCATCCGGCATCGTCGCATCCTTGCGGTGCTCGATAGTTGAAATCAGATCGTCCTTGACCCCGAACACGACGTCGGAATCCAGATACTTGTCGCCCTCGATGAAGACGTGGGTGATCAGCGGCTCGTGGCCGGGGGCATCGACCAGAAAGTGGATGTGAGCCGGCCGCATCGCATGGCGGTTGGTCTGCACGATCATCTCGCCGACAGGGCCGTCGGTGGGGATCGGATAGCTGCACGGCAGAATGGTGCGGAAGAACAGCCG is drawn from Nitrobacteraceae bacterium AZCC 2146 and contains these coding sequences:
- a CDS encoding hemoglobin-like flavoprotein (product_source=COG1017; cath_funfam=1.10.490.10; cog=COG1017; pfam=PF00042; superfamily=46458; transmembrane_helix_parts=Inside_1_69,TMhelix_70_92,Outside_93_152) yields the protein MRLRVSRQLQIMNRSTDLTREEITRVQTSFDRMWPRSAVMVDLFYDRLFEILPETRPMFRGDMVQLKHKFIATLAVIVGSLDNITGLLSVIGKLAKDHVHYGVLETHYAPVGEALFWSLEQGLGPHWTPDVEEAWQKVYAFLSARMISAAYQ
- a CDS encoding nitrate/nitrite transport system ATP-binding protein (product_source=KO:K15578; cath_funfam=3.40.50.300; cog=COG1116; ko=KO:K15578; pfam=PF00005; smart=SM00382; superfamily=52540; tigrfam=TIGR01184), with amino-acid sequence MKPYLKLDHIDKTFTRGAATTEVLKDINLNIGKGEYVSIIGHSGCGKSTMLNIVAGLTTASVGCVLLEDREVNSPGPDRAVVFQNHSLLPWLTVYQNVQLGVDKVFAKSKTRAERDAWIMHNLNLVQMTHAKDKRPSEISGGMKQRVGIARALAMEPKVLLLDEPFGALDALTRAHLQDSVMALHQKLGNTIVMITHDVDEAVLLSDRIVMMTNGPSATIGEVLDVPLARPRKRLELATNAQYLKCRQRVLEFLYERHRFVEAA
- a CDS encoding nitrate/nitrite transport system permease protein (product_source=KO:K15577; cath_funfam=1.10.3720.10; cog=COG0600; ko=KO:K15577; pfam=PF00528; superfamily=161098; tigrfam=TIGR01183; transmembrane_helix_parts=Inside_1_41,TMhelix_42_64,Outside_65_109,TMhelix_110_129,Inside_130_141,TMhelix_142_161,Outside_162_165,TMhelix_166_188,Inside_189_229,TMhelix_230_252,Outside_253_261,TMhelix_262_279,Inside_280_297), coding for MNVQAIKTEPATALANSPAPVIALAPKRPPSLDKYTKAAKEVAVRVIPPLIVFALLMIFWELVCRRAGSTLPPPSKVYKDTKELIFDPFFDHGGIDKGLFWHLSASLQRVAFGYSLAAVAGVALGTLIGQSVWAMRGLDPIFQVLRTIPPLAWLPLALAAFRDGQPSAIFVIFITSIWPIIINTAVGIRNIPQDYRNVAAVVQLNPLEFFWKVMIPSAAPYIFTGLRIGIGLSWLAIIAAEMLIGGVGIGFFIWDAWNSSHISEIILALFYVGIIGFVLDRTIAGLGHLVTHGTSAQ
- a CDS encoding nitrate/nitrite transport system substrate-binding protein (product_source=KO:K15576; cath_funfam=3.40.190.10; cleavage_site_network=SignalP-noTM; cog=COG0715; ko=KO:K15576; pfam=PF13379; superfamily=53850), translated to MPRKLSRRQLLKAGAGTAALLAAAKLNFPAGAFAQGAGPEVKGAKLGFIALSDAGPLFVAKDKGFFAKHGMPDVEVLKQASWGTTRDNLVLGSEGNGIDGAHILTPMPYLISAGKVTQNNVPTPMYILARLNLDAQCISVSKEYADLKVGLDAKPFKVALDKKKADGKSVKAAMTFPGGTHDLWIRYWLAAGGIDPDKDIETIVVPPPQMVANMKVGTMDCFCVGEPWNSQLVHQQIGYTAVNTGEIWNKHPEKSLGMRAAWVDKNPMAAKAITMAVMEAQQWADKMENKEELATIMGKRQWINCPVEDILDRARGKFDYGTGKVVENSPHVMKYWQDHASYPFKSHDLWFMTEDIRWGKYDAGFDSKALIDKVNREDIWRDAAKAFGVAAADIPASTSRGKETFFDGKVFDPENPAAYLKSLAIKRVDA
- a CDS encoding hypothetical protein (product_source=Hypo-rule applied; superfamily=57997) yields the protein MPKILVNTELVSAALKAVATTLKAGVVVSAAAILSQAKGDLEANAAAAVTHLDEFSQKLHAVRNGMLQQNAVASAIISNAHTAEIDVDALHEKIGTVDDQIESTKEALFEIVGSAERDGLDVFAERVGALGRALQDVMALAAGDRLAAAPPFMFDQFFLETMHDLSQRDWSAPDEA